From the genome of Acomys russatus chromosome 27, mAcoRus1.1, whole genome shotgun sequence, one region includes:
- the LOC127209844 gene encoding LOW QUALITY PROTEIN: disintegrin and metalloproteinase domain-containing protein 25-like (The sequence of the model RefSeq protein was modified relative to this genomic sequence to represent the inferred CDS: substituted 1 base at 1 genomic stop codon), with the protein MQPRQRVSSFAVSXDMVVAMGEAVVHTKMSHLYLWLEILIILSTWPLTVYAQHTSLSEVVIPLQVPGNRTMWTMGWLTYSLHFGGQRHFIYMKAKKVLVSRHLSVFTYTDQGALYKDQPFVHKNCYYHGYIDGDPESMVALTTCFGGFQGILQINGTVYEIQPKNLSSTFEHLVHKIDSEETKLSPMKCALTVEELRRQVNLQDNHKPTLMQSHYQAWWTHKRFVDLALVVDHERIRYKNHNISNVLLEIYIIVYVINEIYLALDVEVVLQGVEMWNEENQVKVDSMYKLLDDFCSWKTVNLNNRVQNDIAHLFVNHDFGIYLGLAFVGYVCVTSYNCAVDRLMGDDLFNFAAIVAHEMGHNLGMIHDELPCKCGRERCLMDAIAGGATKFSNCSYAAYWAKYATTNCLRKEKKPISQHKVKHCGNGVVDDGEQCDCGSLYTCRRDPCCHYGCILRKGAACAVGLCCKNCQIMPAGTVCRKENNECDLPEWCNGQSYECPDDVYMLDGSPCKDDGYCYGNRCTSRDEQCRQIFGKKARSAAQACYREVNTKGDRSGNCGISKSTYLRCNDSDILCGRVQCEDVTAIPFLEQHSTVHWTHFNGVTCWGTDYHFGMTIPDIGSVKDGTGCGPEHMCINKKCVNNSMLASNCSSETCNMNGVCNNLHHCHCNLGWEPPHCLESGSGGSLDSGPHTPHIDEKTKESTEIMIFPWVFVRGIHTVWGTGGSDPWPPSQPTEKSRETAYINGLLEKDCGLSVQVWALTACRLLARSKTGSCRRTELNRSTRHNPH; encoded by the exons ATGCAACCAAGACAAAGGGTATCCTCCTTTGCTGTCTCATAGGACATGGTGGTGGCTATGGGAGAAGCTGTAGTGCACACGAAGATGAGTCATCTGTACCTCTGGCTGGAGATCTTGATCATTCTTTCAACATGGCCCTTAACTGTGTATGCTCAACACACTAGCCTCTCAGAAGTAGTGATACCCTTACAGGTCCCAGGCAACAGAACAATGTGGACTATGGGATGGCTGACCTATAGCCTGCACTTTGGGGGCCAGAGACACTTTATCTACATGAAGGCCAAGAAGGTCTTGGTATCCAGACATCTCTCTGTGTTCACTTACACTGACCAAGGAGCTCTATACAAGGACCAGCCTTTTGTCCACAAGAATTGCTACTACCATGGCTATATTGATGGAGACCCAGAGTCCATGGTTGCTCTCACCACCTGTTTTGGGGGCTTTCAAGGGATATTACAGATAAATGGCACAGTATATGAAATCCAGCCCAAGAACCTTTCTTCCACGTTTGAACATTTGGTTCACAAGATAGACAGTGAGGAGACAAAATTAAGTCCCATGAAATGTGCATTAACAGTAGAAGAACTACGACGACAAGTGAACCTTCAAGATAATCACAAACCGACCTTGATGCAAAGCCACTATCAGGCATGGTGGACCCATAAGCGTTTTGTTGACCTGGCATTGGTTGTTGACCATGAGCGAATTCGTTATAAAAACCATAATATTTCAAATGTGTTATTGGAGATATACATCATTGTTTATGTAATAAATGAGATTTATCTTGCACTGGATGTTGAGGTAGTTTTACAAGGAGTTGAGATGTGGAATGAAGAAAACCAAGTGAAAGTGGATAGCATGTATAAGCTCCTAGATGATTTTTGTTCTTGGAAGACTGTGAACCTTAATAACCGTGTTCAAAATGATATTGCCCATCTTTTTGTGAACCATGATTTTGGTATCTACCTTGGTTTAGCTTTTGTTGGATATGTCTGTGTGACATCTTATAATTGTGCAGTTGATCGTCTCATGGGAGATGATCTTTTTAACTTTGCAGCTATTGTTGCCCATGAGATGGGTCATAATTTGGGTATGATTCATGATGAACTCCCATGTAAATGTGGAAGAGAAAGATGTTTAATGGATGCAATAGCTGGGGGCGCCACGAAGTTCAGTAACTGCAGTTATGCTGCGTATTGGGCAAAATATGCTACTACCAACTGCTTGCGCAAGGAAAAGAAGCCAATAAGCCAACACAAAGTCAAGCACTGTGGGAATGGTGTGGTTGATGATGGAGAGCAGTGTGATTGTGGATCTTTGTACACATGTAGAAGAGATCCATGTTGTCATTATGGGTGCATACTCAGAAAAGGGGCTGCTTGTGCTGTTGGGCTTTGTTGCAAAAATTGCCAGATCATGCCAGCGGGCACAGTATGTAGAAAAGAGAATAATGAGTGTGACCTTCCAGAATGGTGCAATGGGCAATCATATGAGTGTCCTGATGATGTCTATATGCTTGATGGGAGCCCCTGTAAAGATGATGGCTACTGCTATGGAAACAGATGCACTAGCCGAGATGAACAGTGTCGACAAATCTTTGGCAAAAAGGCCAGGAGTGCGGCTCAGGCATGCTACCGAGAAGTCAACACCAAAGGTGACCGTTCTGGCAACTGTGGTATATCCAAAAGTACATACTTAAGGTGTAATGACTCAGACATCCTCTGTGGGAGAGTTCAGTGTGAGGACGTAACAGCTATTCCCTTTCTGGAACAGCATTCCACTGTACACTGGACCCACTTCAATGGTGTCACCTGTTGGGGGACTGACTACCATTTTGGGATGACAATACCTGACATTGGTTCTGTGAAAGATggcacaggctgtggtccagagcATATGTGCATTAATAAGAAGTGTGTGAACAATTCAATGTTGGCAAGCAATTGTTCATCAGAGACTTGCAATATGAACGGCGTGTGCAACAATTTACACCACTGCCACTGCAACCTTGGGTGGGAACCTCCACATTGCCTGGAGAGTGGCTCTGGAGGGAGTCTGGACAGTGGCCCTCATACACCTCATATAGACGAGAAAACCAAGGAAAGTACAGAAATAATGATTTTTCCTTGGGTTTTT gtgagagggatccacactgTGTGGGGCACAGGTGGGTCCGATCCCTGGCCTCCCAGCCAACCTACAGAAAAATCCCGAGAAACAGCCTACATTAATGGCCTTCTTGAGAAGGACTGTGGGTTATCTGTGCAAGTTTGGGCTCTCACCGCCTGTCGACTGCTCGCCAGATCCAAGACAGGAAGTTGCAGGCGGACAGAGCTGAATCGCAGCAccagacacaatccacattag